The genomic region AATTCGATTCTAAAACAAGCGCCCACTGCGGACGAAACGAGTTCGATCGTACCGTCGTATTTTTCCACGATCCGTTTGCAGATATCCAAACCCAAACCGATTCCTTCTCCCTGTTCCTTAGTGGAAAAGAAAGGATCGAAGATCTTCGATTGGATTTCTTTCGGAATTCCCGGTCCGTTGTCCTGAAAGAAAATTTGAATCCGATTTCGATCGGCGATCACGGAGCCGTAGATATCCACGTTTCCGTTTCCTTCCGTAGCTTGAACCGCGTTTAGAATCATATGCGTCCAAACCTGATTGATCTCTTCCGGATCACAATCGATCGGAGGAAGATTGGCAAGATTCAAACGAAGAACCGTATCTCTTAGGGAAAGTTTCAGATTGCTGTCCAAAACCTTTTGAATCGATTTTTCGATCGGAATCGGAGTAGGAGAACGGTTCGAGGAAAGGGAAGAATAGGAACTGAGCGCGAACACGGTCTTTCTCGTTTTTTCAACCGAAAGACGCATAACGCTGATGTTTCTTAGGAAAGAAAGCGTGGAATCGATAAAACCCAAAAGTTCGAACACGTCCGGATGATTCAAAAACGGGGACCATCGTTCATGAACGTCCTGAAGTCCGAGTTCGGTCAAAAGGATCGAAATCCGTTCCGCGTGGAGAATATGATAAAAATTTAATGTTTTTTCCAGGGACTTTGCCTGTTGTCTCATCTTGAAACCGAGAGGAGGTTCCTGGGAATCCATGGCGATCGCATAGATTTCAAAAAAGGAATTCCGGTCCTCTTCGTTCAATCGGGGAATCGTGACCGAAACCTGAAAAATCTTATTCTGAAAGGATTGGGAAACGGCTTCTATGGTTTGTAAACCTGCTTTGATCGCTCCGAGAGGATTGTTGATCTCGTGCGCGATGCTCGTTACGAGTTGTCCGAGGCTCGCCCATTTTTCGGAAGAGATCAGTTTGTTCTGCGCGTTTTTCAGTTCCTGAAGAGCGTCTTCGAGTTCTTTTTTTTGGATCTCGATGATTCGAGTTCGCATTAAAATTTCGCCGTTCGCCTTTCTCAAATCCTCGGCTTGTCTCCAATCGGTTACGTCGAAAACGATTCCGGATAAGGTTCCCGAAAGTTTTTCGTCCTTGGGAGGTTCGGACATTCCCCATCCGCCTCTGGCTCGGAACCAACGAACTCCTTCGGGAAGAACGTTCGGAAAAAGGATCTCGATCTCGTTCGAATTTCCGTATACGAATTTTTGAACGTAACGAACCATCTCCATTCTTTGCGCGCGATGAAATCGTTTTAGAAAATCGCGGATTCTCATCTTTCTCGTTTCATCCACGGATAAACCGGAGATTTCCCCTTCGGGAAAGAATACGATTCCGCTTTTAAAGTCGAGCTCCCAAGTCGCCATACCCGCGCCGAGCAGGGCCATTCTCAGCTTCTGATTGTTTTTACCGATGATCGTATTCGAAAGTTGTAATTCCGCTAAGACGTTTTTTAAACTTCTCCGCATCGAATCGAGGGAAT from Leptospira kmetyi serovar Malaysia str. Bejo-Iso9 harbors:
- a CDS encoding ATP-binding protein, which produces MSLRKKITLYLSGAVLFAFLLITIAQSILTYTEFKKDERRIVLIESLRIQREVESSFGRPFDRLIGIKDVVQTSKQNRAEILELLKGLTRENDLVFGTWTIFEPNAFDGMDARYKNTFGHDSTGRLIYYVNKSKSSTELTVDVNVNFEKDTSETTYYFTPKKTKRDVVMSPYLYYAGGHRIWIVSLITPVIRNGVFAGVLGIDFTLKDFSEKIKSFKPLQGKGYARIIFPDFSSLPPPLGEEPPLHSSDFLKNEVKTASTFDEERYYRAILPMRFSNSGTELFIEVGIPHSIFYEELAGLILKNAILTFLFSLFALGFLNFALKKWFLNGLSKAEAFSKEIEKGNLNAAIPPTEDNELGTLVHSLDSMRRSLKNVLAELQLSNTIIGKNNQKLRMALLGAGMATWELDFKSGIVFFPEGEISGLSVDETRKMRIRDFLKRFHRAQRMEMVRYVQKFVYGNSNEIEILFPNVLPEGVRWFRARGGWGMSEPPKDEKLSGTLSGIVFDVTDWRQAEDLRKANGEILMRTRIIEIQKKELEDALQELKNAQNKLISSEKWASLGQLVTSIAHEINNPLGAIKAGLQTIEAVSQSFQNKIFQVSVTIPRLNEEDRNSFFEIYAIAMDSQEPPLGFKMRQQAKSLEKTLNFYHILHAERISILLTELGLQDVHERWSPFLNHPDVFELLGFIDSTLSFLRNISVMRLSVEKTRKTVFALSSYSSLSSNRSPTPIPIEKSIQKVLDSNLKLSLRDTVLRLNLANLPPIDCDPEEINQVWTHMILNAVQATEGNGNVDIYGSVIADRNRIQIFFQDNGPGIPKEIQSKIFDPFFSTKEQGEGIGLGLDICKRIVEKYDGTIELVSSAVGACFRIEFPISDSYFETLRSEEKNPSVKEEV